TCTCACTTTGATAAAATCAAAAGAAGTCTTGCAATTATGATATTATACTCCGATACCTTCAATAGTGTTGCATTcactgaggtgacccaacacacATGTTTCTTGCAACCCACAGCTCTCATGTTGGAATCTTATAATTAAGTTGGTATTTCCCCCTGAGGAAAAAAATTATGAGCTTACTTTTAAAACAGAAGCAGTCACTTAACCTTGTTCAGTTACAGAGAGGATTGTGAAAGAAGATATTAAAGCAATGTTCTTCTCTAGATAAATGTTCACAAactataaacacattttaaaagttcagaaCTTTATTTTAGCTATTTAAGCCAGCTTCTTTCCTCCAACTTCTAAGTGatttttcccttctatttttaaaatatcatttattttacatatcaGCCTGGTGGTTAGTTGGACATTTCAGCCTGCCTACCCATTAATAATAATactcatttcaacatataattttaagtgtatttaaaatgtaattgaagTTTGTGGCAGCCCCTTCCAATAACTACCGCTGGATTAAAACTAGAATTCATAGAGTTAATTGAgattatttatgtttaaaataaccCAAACTATCTGGGTTACCAtttaaaacataacttttattaccacAGGGAATTTTAAACAGTATGTCTGTGAGATTTGGAGTGCATATCTCAAAGAACTTGACTGAGATCACAAATGAAGTTAATCATATAGTATTGAACAGAAAGGTGTAACTCAATAAGAAACCAAAATcctttttttcataatttcaccataattttattttgtatttacagTCTTCAATTCCTAATGCAAGGGTCTTACTGAGCATTGGGGGGATTAGGGAGGAGAGACAGGGTTTGGAGGAGAGGAATCAGAGGTTTTATATGGACAACAATAATTAATAAAGTTAACAGGATGTGAAAGTCTTCCAGAAGAAATTCTTGCAGCCAGCTTTGCGTTCTCGGGGTGCCATGGCTGGGTTTGAGTTAGCAGATCTCTGCAGCTCCAGCCTCATTTCATCCTGTTCAGCAGCCTGGGACAAATCTTCAGGCTCCAGGGCGTCGTTCTCTGTCTGGTTGGGTTCAGAGAGCAGTTCTGCCAAGAAGTACTTGGCCAATTCCTGTAT
This genomic window from Kogia breviceps isolate mKogBre1 chromosome 5, mKogBre1 haplotype 1, whole genome shotgun sequence contains:
- the SST gene encoding somatostatin, which codes for MLSCRLQCALAALSIVLALGGVTGAPSDPRLRQFLQKSLAAAAGKQELAKYFLAELLSEPNQTENDALEPEDLSQAAEQDEMRLELQRSANSNPAMAPRERKAGCKNFFWKTFTSC